A portion of the Glycine max cultivar Williams 82 chromosome 10, Glycine_max_v4.0, whole genome shotgun sequence genome contains these proteins:
- the LOC100819959 gene encoding uncharacterized protein → MQLLHSDEPAPERGDSPEKPDDPNADTDSLDPGTDDGAALDVTGKSVEFPAAENAGDSAESLYVYKNVYSLIPKSVSRLARLRTLKFFGNEINLFAPEFGNLTALECLQMKISSPGIGGLQLHTLKGLKELELSKGPPRPSAFPILTEISGLKCLTKLSICHFSIRYLPPEIGCLKKLEYLDLSFNKMKTLPAEISYLKGLISMKVANNKLVELPAAMSSLSRLERLDLSNNRLTSLGSLELASMHRLQELNLQYNKLLGIFQIPSWICCNMDGNDKARCKDDCSSSVEMDLYESNFQENDETLSDGPHNTSSSMLTSSSSSSRCFASRKSGKRWKRRHHLQQKARQERLNNSRKWKAVDHDDQLLSKKIHRISEPENHDSLASESCAEIVSENGSLDDNNKRISSERAVNDNAIDNDNNDEVITEKQFSGEDCCTTESKDEKEESLCSLDKRPSEQDEASCLELLECVSKSKRHLDRDLDNPKPCKSRKSISSSSLLSCKYSKISFCGIEDHLSDGFYDAGRDRLFMPLECYEQNHCLASREVILLDRKIDEELDAVMLAAQALVYNLKKLNGLSRYGNQDGVDNLQMASLLALFVSDHFGGSDRSGIVERTRKSVSGSNYNKPFVCTCSAGSSTSISSPTEPVANTIEDITLSKMSEKSLDSIKKRRNSIIIPIGSVQYGVCRHRALLFKYLCDHMEPPVPCELVRGYLDFSPHAWNIILIKRGATWVRMLIDACRPLDIREEKDPEYFCRYIPLNRTTIPISSIGSPGPDYSFPSLTTCDELETKASTTLVKCKFGSVEAAAKVRTLEEQGSSADKIKNFEYNCLGEIRILGALKHPCIVEMYGHQISCQWSVSADGNPEHRVLRSAIFMEYVEGGSLKNYLEKLSEAGEKHVPVELALHIAKDVSCALSELHSKHIIHRDIKSENILFNLDRKRDDGTPTVKLCDFDSAVPLRSTLHVCCIAHAGTPPPCICVGTPRWMAPEVMRTMYKKNSYGLEADIWSFGCLLLEMLTLQIPYSGLSDSHFLDSLQMGKRPQLTDELRVLSSMNGPTMIPSGEELEKSDAGVDMLKFLVDLFHKCVEENPSKRPTAEEIHKMVLAHTDRLQI, encoded by the exons ATGCAGCTTCTTCACTCCGACGAACCCGCGCCCGAGCGTGGCGACTCGCCGGAGAAACCCGACGACCCTAACGCTGACACCGATTCCCTCGACCCCGGAACCGACGATGGCGCCGCTCTCGACGTGACCGGAAAAAGCGTCGAATTTCCGGCGGCGGAGAACGCCGGGGACTCCGCGGAGAGCCTTTACGTGTACAAGAACGTTTACAGCTTGATTCCGAAGTCGGTGTCGCGGCTCGCGCGGTTGCGAACGTTGAAGTTCTTCGGAAACGAGATTAACCTTTTTGCGCCGGAATTCGGGAACTTGACGGCGTTGGAGTGCTTGCAGATGAAGATTTCCTCGCCGGGGATTGGAGGCTTGCAGTTGCACACGCTCAAGGGTTTGAAGGAACTCGAACTCTCCAAAGGACCTCCCAGACCTTCGGCTTTTCCGATTTTGACCGAGATTTCGGGTctcaagtgtttgaccaagctTTCCATTTGCCATTTCTCTATTCG ATACCTTCCTCCGGAAATTGGATGCTTGAAGAAACTGGAGTATCTTGATCTCTCGTTCAATAAAATGAAGACATTGCCGGCGGAGATTAGTTATTTGAAAGGCTTGATATCGATGAAGGTTGCGAATAATAAATTAGTGGAACTGCCGGCAGCGATGTCTTCTCTGTCAAGGTTGGAGAGATTGGACCTGTCGAATAATAGGTTGACTTCGTTAGGGTCCCTTGAACTTGCCTCAATGCATAGACTTCAAGAGTTAAATCTTCAG TACAACAAGCTGCTTGGGATTTTCCAAATTCCTTCATGGATATGTTGTAATATGGATGGAAATGATAAAGCTAGATGCAAAGATGATTGCAGTTCTTCTGTTGAAATGGATCTCTATGAAAGCAACTTTCAGGAAAATGATGAAACCCTTTCTGACG GCCCTCATAATACCTCATCAAGCATGTTAACAAGCTCCTCGTCTAGCAGCAGATGTTTTGCTTCCCGGAAGTCAGGCAAACGGTGGAAAAGGCGACATCATTTACAGCAGAAAGCTCGTCAAGAACGCTTGAACAATAGTAGAAAGTGGAAAGCTGTAGATCATGATGACCAGTTGTTGAGCAAGAAGATTCACAGAATTTCTGAACCAGAAAATCATGATAGTCTTGCTTCTGAAAGTTGTGCAGAAATTGTATCAGAGAATGGGAGCCtggatgataataataaaagaatatccTCTGAACGAGCAGTAAATGACAATGCAATTgataatgataacaatgatgaagTAATTACTGAAAAGCAGTTTTCTGGAGAAGATTGCTGCACTACCGAAAGCAAAGATGAAAAAGAGGAATCCTTGTGCTCCTTAGATAAGAGGCCAAGTGAACAGGATGAAGCATCTTGTTTAGAACTTTTGGAGTGTGTTTCTAAATCAAAGAGACATTTAGATCGTGATCTTGATAATCCTAAACCATGCAAGTCTAGAAAGTCAATTAGTTCTAGTTCATTATTGTCTTGCAAGTACAGCAAGATCTCATTTTGTGGCATTGAAGACCATCTATCAGATGGCTTTTATGATGCAGGACGAGATCGGCTGTTTATGCCTCTTGAGTGTTATGAGCAAAATCATTGTCTTGCTTCTCGTGAAGTCATCCTTTTGGACag AAAAATCGATGAAGAGTTGGATGCTGTTATGCTAGCTGCTCAGGCATTGGTTTATAATTTGAAGAAGTTAAATGGTTTAAGCAGATATGGGAACCAGGATGGGGTTGATAACTTGCAGATGGCATCACTGCTTGCACTCTTTGTATCTGATCATTTTGGTGGCAGTGATAGAAGTGGTATTGTAGAAAGGACACGGAAATCTGTGTCCGGTTCAAACTATAATAAGCCTTTTGTCTGTACATGCTCAGCTGGAAGCAGCACCAGTATAAGTTCTCCCACTGAACCAGTTGCAAACACCATAGAAGATATCACTCTTTCGAAGATGTCGGAAAAATCTCTCGACTCTATAAAAAAAAGGCGAAATTCGATCATAATTCCAATTGGCTCTGTGCAGTATGGTGTATGTAGACATAGAGCTCTGCTTTTTaag TATTTATGTGATCACATGGAGCCACCAGTTCCTTGTGAGCTTGTCAGGGGTTACCTAGATTTTTCACCACATGCCTGGAATATCATTCTGATTAAGAGGGGTGCTACATGGGTTCGAATGCTGATTGATGCTTGTCGACCTCTTGAtataagagaagagaaagatcctgaatatttttgcag GTACATACCTCTTAATCGAACCACAATTCCTATATCATCTATAGGAAGTCCAGGTCCTGATTATTCTTTTCCATCTCTCACTACATGTGATGAACTTGAGACAAAGGCTTCAACTACTTTAGTTAAATGCAAATTTGGATCAGTTGAGGCTGCAGCAAAG GTGCGTACTTTGGAAGAGCAGGGGAGTTCGGCagacaaaattaaaaacttcgAATATAATTGTTTGGGAGAAATTAGAATTCTTGGTGCTTTAAAACACCCTTGCATAGTGGAAATGTACGGACACCAAATTTCATGTCAATGGTCTGTCTCAGCTGATGGTAATCCTGAACACCGTGTATTAAGATCTGCAATTTTTATGGAGTATGTGGAAGGGGGCTCCTTAAAA AATTATCTGGAGAAGCTGTCAGAAGCTGGTGAAAAGCATGTTCCTGTGGAGTTGGCTTTGCATATCGCCAAAGATGTCTCATGTGCTTTGTCAGAGCTGCACTCAAAGCACATAATTCATCGTGAcataaaaagtgaaaacataCTGTTTAATTTGGATAGGAAGAGAGATGATGGAACTCCCACTGTGAAGCTCTGTGATTTTGATAGTGCAGTGCCACTAAGATCAACTTTACATGTGTGTTGTATTGCTCATGCGGGAACACCTCCTCCCTGTATATGTGTTGGAACACCTCGGTGGATGGCTCCAGAGGTTATGCGgactatgtataaaaaaaactccTATGGATTG GAAGCTGACATTTGGTCGTTTGGATGCTTGCTTTTGGAGATGCTGACTCTGCAAATTCCATATTCTGGACTTTCAGATTCACACTTCCTTGATAGTCTGCAG ATGGGTAAACGACCACAATTGACTGATGAGCTGAGAGTATTGAGTTCAATGAATGGACCCACAATGATTCCATCTGGTGAAGAGCTGGAAAAATCAGATGCTGGGGTAGACATGCTGAAATTCCTTGTTGATTTGTTTCATAAGTGCGtggaagaaaatccaagcaaaCGTCCTACAGCTGAAGAAATCCATAAAATGGTGCTTGCACACACAGATCGCTTACAAATCTAA
- the LOC100808048 gene encoding AUGMIN subunit 2, producing the protein MSMASESSWVGRKPVKRIGGMSDALSIAADLGFSLSPPPSQEGLQNSSPTTGEKGEDLIRVLRELTTVQRKIADLQVELQGRKDDKNVAHLTHVSEMEKKIETLARITTILKDVIQNKDRIIARLQQPYSLDCIPVEAEYQKQFSELLMKAASDYGALTASVADFQWSQNFKEPPSVWGEMLRPIPVALASCTRFFEAMSATRESFASLQKLRVGHFDSPLSRTPAVDSSQRVSGVSDYLTPPPWKTETNFDDLGIRNQRRQHLDQQVEDLNS; encoded by the exons ATGTCAATGGCAAGCGAATCAAGCTGGGTCGGGAGGAAGCCAGTGAAACGCATTGGGGGAATGTCCGATGCTCTTTCAATTGCAGCCGATCTTGGTTTCTCCTTGTCCCCTCCCCCATCCCAG GAAGGACTTCAGAATTCATCCCCCACAACTGGGGAAAAGGGTGAGGACTTGATCAGGGTTTTGAGAGAACTGACTACCGTCCAAAGAAAAATTGCAGATTTGCAAGTTGAACTTCAAGGTCGAAAG GATGACAAAAATGTTGCACATTTGACTCATGTGAGTGAAATGGAAAAGAAGATTGAGACATTGGCAAGGATTACTACTATACTCAAAGATGTTATTCAGAACAAG GATCGCATTATAGCTCGCCTACAGCAGCCATATTCCCTTGATTGCATTCCTGTTGAAGCAGAATATCAG AAACAATTCTCTGAACTACTGATGAAGGCAGCTAGTGATTATGGTGCTTTGACAGCATCAGTGGCAGATTTTCAGTGGAGTCAGAATTTCAAGGAACCTCCTTCAGTTTGGGGG GAAATGCTTCGGCCCATTCCTGTAGCTTTGGCATCTTGCACTCGGTTCTTTGAAGCCATGTCTGCCACAAGAGAGTCATTTGCATCACTTCAAAAACTGAGAGTTGGCCATTTTGATTCCCCTCTATCTCGAACACCAGCTGTAGATTCTTCCCAAAGAGTATCGGGAGTTTCTGATTATCTAACACCACCTCCATGGAAAACTGAAACGAACTTTGATGACTTGGGTATCAGAAACCAAAGGAGACAACATCTAGATCAGCAGGTGGAGGATCTAAACAGCTAG
- the LOC548075 gene encoding meiotic recombination protein DMC1 homolog, which translates to MLATLKSEESSGQLQLVEREDIDDDEDLFEAIDKLIAQGINAGDVKKLQDAGIYTCNGLMMHTKKNLTGIKGLSEAKVDKICEAAEKLVNFGYITGSDALLKRKSVIRITTGSQALDELLGGGVETSAITEAFGEFRSGKTQLAHTLCVSTQLPTNMRGGNGKVAYIDTEGTFRPDRIVPIAERFGMDPGAVLDNIIYARAYTYEHQYNLLLGLAAKMSEEPFRLLIVDSVIALFRVDFSGRGELADRQQKLAQMLSRLIKIAEEFNVAVYMTNQVISDPGGGVFVTDPKKPAGGHVLAHAATVRLMFRKGKGEQRICKVFDAPNLPEAEAVFQITAGGIADAKD; encoded by the exons ATGCTTGCGACGCTCAA ATCCGAAGAGTCCAGTGGTCAGTTACAGCTCGTCGAACGAGAAGACATAGACGACGATGAAGATCTCTTCGAAGCCATCGACAAAC TGATTGCTCAAGGCATCAATGCCGGAGATGTGAAGAAGCTTCAGGACGCAGGGATATATACTTGCAATGGCTTGATGATGCACACGAAGAAG AATTTGACTGGAATCAAAGGTCTATCCGAGGCTAAGGTTGATAAGATCTGCGAGGCTGCTGAGAAGCTTGTG AATTTCGGTTATATTACCGGAAGTGATGCTCTGCTCAAA AGAAAGTCAGTGATCCGAATTACTACTGGAAGTCAAGCGCTTGATGAATTGCTAGGAG gcGGGGTCGAGACATCGGCAATTACAGAGGCGTTTGGAGAATTCCG ATCTGGGAAAACACAGCTAGCTCACACTCTCTGTGTTTCCACTCAG CTGCCAACTAATATGCGTGGAGGCAACGGAAAAGTTGCTTACATTGACACAGAAGGAACTTt CCGACCAGACCGAATTGTTCCCATAGCTGAGAGATTTGGCATGGATCCTGGGGCTGTACTGGACAAT ATTATATATGCTCGTGCCTACACTTATGAGCATCAGTACAACCTCCTCCTTGGTTTGGCTGCAAAAATGTCCGAAGAACCATTCAGACTTCTG ATTGTGGATTCGGTGATTGCTCTGTTTCGAGTGGACTTCTCAGGAAGAGGAGAGCTTGCAGATCGCCAG CAAAAATTGGCACAGATGCTTTCTCGATTAATAAAGATAGCTGAGGAATTTAATGTTGCCGTCTATATGACAAATCAGG TCATATCTGATCCAGGAGGTGGCGTGTTTGTAACTGATCCAAAGAAACCAGCAGGAGGGCATGTGCTAGCCCATGCAGCCACGGTAAGGTTGATGTTCAGAAAAGGGAAAGGGGAACAGCGCATTTGCAAAGTGTTTGACGCCCCCAACCTGCCAGAGGCTGAAGCA GTGTTCCAGATAACAGCAGGGGGAATTGCAGACGCTAAGGACTAA
- the LOC106794866 gene encoding uncharacterized protein yields the protein MKFVWCPESALKAYIDTVKSNHGPTRVDFARVTRMAKVGPKGAVLHARMHHIYRNYCGGFRWSVLLQRGVHVVRSVFLRVGKGLDMYVLHILKHHLHQQQLLLKSKGPPSRWIKLIDQQLGEEHHF from the exons ATGAAGTTCGTTTGGTGTCCAGAATCAGCATTGAAAGCCTACATCGACACTGTTAAATCA AATCATGGTCCTACGAGGGTAGATTTCGCTAGGGTTACGAGGATGGCCAAAGTGGGTCCAAAAGGAGCAGTTTTGCATGCAAGAATGCATCACATATATAGAAACTATTGTGGTGGGTTCAGATGGAGTGTGCTGCTACAAAGGGGTGTGCATGTGGTTAGGTCAGTGTTCCTTCGGGTTGGAAAGGGTTTGGATATGTACGTATTACATATATTGAAACACCACCTACACCAACAACAACTACTACTTAAATCAAAGGGTCCTCCTAGTCGTTGGATCAAGCTCATTGATCAACAATTAGGAGAAGAACACCATTTTTGA
- the LOC100500104 gene encoding stem-specific protein TSJT1: MLAVFDKSVAKSPEGLQSPHSNSVSALKDGFLAEHFSSVHPGSVTVNLGSSGLLAYSLHKQNPLLPRLFAVVDDIFCLFQGHLENVANLKQQYGLNKTATEVIIIIEAYRTLRDRGPYPAAQVVRDFQGKFAFILYDSGSKTAFVAADADGSVPFVWGTDADGNLVFSDETEIVTKSCGKSYAPFPKGFFFSTSGGLSSFEHPLNEVKPVPRVDSSGQVCGATFKVDAEAKKEATGMPRVGSAANWSNNI; this comes from the exons ATGCTGGCTGTTTTCGACAAATCGGTGGCAAAGAGCCCAGAGGGTCTTCAGAGCCCTCACTCAAATTCCGTCTCAGCCCTAAAAGACGGTTTTCTCGCAGAGCACTTCTCTTCCGTTCACCCTGGTTCCGTCACCGTTAACCTTGGCTCTTCCGGTCTCTTGGCCTATTCTCTTCACAAACAGAACCCCCTCCTCCCAAG GCTGTTTGCAGTCGTGGATGACATTTTCTGTTTGTTTCAAGGTCATCTTGAGAATGTTGCTAACCTTAAGCAACAATATGGATTGAACAAAACAGCAACTGAGGTGATCATTATCATTGAAGCATACAGGACTCTAAGAGATCGTGGTCCCTATCCTGCTGCTCAGGTTGTGAGAGACTTCCAAGGCAAATTTGCATTTATTCTGTATGACAGTGGTTCTAAGACTGCATTTGTTGCTGCG GATGCTGATGGGAGTGTTCCCTTTGTCTGGGGAACTGATGCTGATGGAAATCTCGTTTTCTCAGATGAGACAGAGATCGTAACTAAGAGCTGTGGGAAATCTTACGCACCATTCCCCAAAG gatttttcttttcaacatcCGGAGGTTTGAGCAGTTTTGAGCATCCACTGAATGAGGTGAAGCCTGTACCAAGGGTTGACAGTTCCGGACAGGTGTGTGGTGCAACTTTCAAGGTGGATGCTGAGGCTAAGAAGGAAGCAACTGGCATGCCAAGGGTTGGGAGTGCTGCTAACTGGTCAAATAATATCTGA
- the LOC548075 gene encoding meiotic recombination protein DMC1 homolog isoform X1, whose translation MLATLKSEESSGQLQLVEREDIDDDEDLFEAIDKLIAQGINAGDVKKLQDAGIYTCNGLMMHTKKNLTGIKGLSEAKVDKICEAAEKLVRKSVIRITTGSQALDELLGGGVETSAITEAFGEFRSGKTQLAHTLCVSTQLPTNMRGGNGKVAYIDTEGTFRPDRIVPIAERFGMDPGAVLDNIIYARAYTYEHQYNLLLGLAAKMSEEPFRLLIVDSVIALFRVDFSGRGELADRQQKLAQMLSRLIKIAEEFNVAVYMTNQVISDPGGGVFVTDPKKPAGGHVLAHAATVRLMFRKGKGEQRICKVFDAPNLPEAEAVFQITAGGIADAKD comes from the exons ATGCTTGCGACGCTCAA ATCCGAAGAGTCCAGTGGTCAGTTACAGCTCGTCGAACGAGAAGACATAGACGACGATGAAGATCTCTTCGAAGCCATCGACAAAC TGATTGCTCAAGGCATCAATGCCGGAGATGTGAAGAAGCTTCAGGACGCAGGGATATATACTTGCAATGGCTTGATGATGCACACGAAGAAG AATTTGACTGGAATCAAAGGTCTATCCGAGGCTAAGGTTGATAAGATCTGCGAGGCTGCTGAGAAGCTTGTG AGAAAGTCAGTGATCCGAATTACTACTGGAAGTCAAGCGCTTGATGAATTGCTAGGAG gcGGGGTCGAGACATCGGCAATTACAGAGGCGTTTGGAGAATTCCG ATCTGGGAAAACACAGCTAGCTCACACTCTCTGTGTTTCCACTCAG CTGCCAACTAATATGCGTGGAGGCAACGGAAAAGTTGCTTACATTGACACAGAAGGAACTTt CCGACCAGACCGAATTGTTCCCATAGCTGAGAGATTTGGCATGGATCCTGGGGCTGTACTGGACAAT ATTATATATGCTCGTGCCTACACTTATGAGCATCAGTACAACCTCCTCCTTGGTTTGGCTGCAAAAATGTCCGAAGAACCATTCAGACTTCTG ATTGTGGATTCGGTGATTGCTCTGTTTCGAGTGGACTTCTCAGGAAGAGGAGAGCTTGCAGATCGCCAG CAAAAATTGGCACAGATGCTTTCTCGATTAATAAAGATAGCTGAGGAATTTAATGTTGCCGTCTATATGACAAATCAGG TCATATCTGATCCAGGAGGTGGCGTGTTTGTAACTGATCCAAAGAAACCAGCAGGAGGGCATGTGCTAGCCCATGCAGCCACGGTAAGGTTGATGTTCAGAAAAGGGAAAGGGGAACAGCGCATTTGCAAAGTGTTTGACGCCCCCAACCTGCCAGAGGCTGAAGCA GTGTTCCAGATAACAGCAGGGGGAATTGCAGACGCTAAGGACTAA